DNA sequence from the Raineyella sp. LH-20 genome:
CGTCGGCGGCCAGCCCGGCCAGGCCGGTCGGCACCACCAGGCCGAGCAGCAGATCGGTGTCGTACGCCTCCCGGACCCGCGCCGCGAACTCGCCGGGGACCGCCGGGACGAGCCCGGCGGCGACCAGCGGCCGCGCCGCGGCGGGCACCGCAGGTGCGACGGTGGCGACGGTCCCCAGCAGCGTCGCCAGGTCGGCCGGCTCGAGGGGCGGCGGGACCTCGGCCACCGCCGGGCCGAACCCGGTCAGCGCCCGGGCCCACGCCTCGTCCACCAGCACGCTGCGGCCGGAGCCGGCGCCGCGCATCCGAGCCACGTACCGCCCGGTCTCGCCCTCCGCCAGCCGGGCCGGTCCCTCGATGACCAGGCCGTGGCCGGGCAACGAGGTCAGCTGCAGTGTCCCGTCGTCCAGCGGGGTGGCGTCCAGGCCCGCGGCGGCGAACAGCCAGCGCGCCTGCGGATCGTCGCTGCGGTCGCGGACCGCGGCCCGGAGCACCGCGCCGACCACGCCCGGGGCGATGCCCGGGAGCACGGCGGCGCCACCCGCCGCGGCCGCCTGCTGCGCGGCTCGGGCGGCCTCGACCGCCCGGTCGACCCGGTCGGCCGTCGGCGGATCGACGGCCACTCCGAGCCCCAGGTCGTACCGTGGATCGGCCTCGGCCGTCATCGCGGACCGTAGCGTCAGGGTGCCCGGACCGGTCAGCGCCTCGAGCAGCAGCACGGCGCGGGCCAGGCAGGTCGCGGTGCCGGCACCGAGGTAGCGACGGTCGTCGAGCGGTTGGTCGCGGGTCAACCGGCCGATGAGGATCTGCCGGGTCTGCTCGAGGCGGCTGCGGGTGGAATCCGGCAGGCCCGCCGGGGTGTCGCCGTCGAGGTCGAGCAGCAGGCCGCCGGACGCCAGCTCGACGAAGCGGTGCCGCCAAGCGCTGGGACCGTCGGCCGGTGGCGGCACCACCTCGACCACCCGGACCGACACCGCCGGCTGGTCGGACCGCTCGACGATCCGGAACCGGGCGGTGATGCCGACGGTGGCCGGCAGCCCGCGGTTCGGGCCACCACCGGCTGTCGGCTCGGGCGGCCCGTTGAGCGCCCGGTCGAACCCGGCGGGGGTGGCCAGCCGCCACGACGTGACGATCAGCAACCGGCTCCGATAGGCCTCGTCGCCCTCGCCCTGAAGACGGGGCACACCGTGGTCGGCGCCGATCGCGTCGAGGGCGCCGGAGCGGGCGAGGGAGACGTGCCGAGAGGCGGCGATCTCCCGCGCTACGGCGGTGACACGTTGCTTCTCGGCGGTGAGCAGGTGCACGAGCCGGGCCAGCCGCCCCTCGAGCGCGAGGACCTCGACCAGGGCGGCCGCCCCGTCCGGCGGCAGGTCCGGGCCGGCCGCCGCGATCGCCGCGGCCGGATCGGCGGACGGCGCGCCGACAGCGGTGCGTACGGTCACGGCGAGCCGGATCGGCCCGCTGGTGTCGGCGGGCGGCTGGGGCAGGAACAGCGGCAACAGCGAGCCGGCCGCCGACCAGGCGGTGAAGACCGCGGCCGGCTGCTCGGCACCGCCGCCGGCGGCGCGGCATCGTACGACGACCGCCCGCCGCGCCAGCGGGGCGGTGAGCCGGACCAGGACCACCGGGGCCCGCAGGGCGGGAACGTCGACCGCACCGTCCACGAGCGGCAGCACCCGCAGGCCGGCGCCGGCCGCGAACGGCGGGGTGAGCAGGTCCAGGGCCGCCGGCAGGCCGCTCCCGGAGACCGTACGGCTGTCGACCGGGCGCATCTCAGTCCTCCCCACCCATGTCAGTTCACCTCGGGCATGTCAGTTCACCTCGATGTCGGACAACGACGCGACCAGCACGGCGACCTCGGCCGGGCCGACGACGACGTCCTCACCGACCGCCAGCTGCTGAACCCCGTACGGGACGCCGTCGCCGAGGACGTCCTCGGTCAGCCGTGGCGGGTAGCGAAGCAGGTGCAGGTCGCGGGCGTCGGTGACGCCGGGTTCGTTCATCGCGGCCCAGATGATCTCGCTGTAGCGGACCGGCTCGCCGATCCGCAGCCGCCCGACGTAGCGGCGGACCCGGTCGACGATCCGGCCGACCAGCCCGGCCCGGCCGCCACCGTCGGACGGCGGCCCGTCGAGGCTGATCCGGACCCGGAAGCCGACCCCCACCTGCAGCGCCTGCTCGATCGACGGTGCGATCCCGATCGGCCGCACCTCGTCGACCGCCGCCCGCACCCGGTCCGCGAGCTGGCCGGGCCCGTCCCAGACGGCGGCCTCCTCGGGGGCGACCAGCACGGTGACGAAGTACGGATTGCCGAGGCTGCGCTGTTCGCTGAAGAGCCGCTCGGCGAAGGAGAAGTTGCCGTAGATCGACTGGTTGACGTCGAGTCCGCCGTAGAGGTCCTTGACGACGACCTGGCGGACCCCGGGCACCAGGGACACCGCGACGCGCAGGGCGTCCGGCGTCCAGAGGTTGCGCGGGTAGGCCAGCAGCAGGTCGCGGTAGTCCTCGTCGGACCAGGTGAGGTCACCGCCGGCCAGCGGCGCGGTGTGGGCGATCACCACCGTGCCCGCCGCGGCGAGGCCGGCCGCGGCGGCGACCCGGGCATCCGCCGGGTCGAACGCGTCCACCAGCCCGGGGGTCGCGCCGTCCACCACGGCGACCGGGTCCAGGTTCCCGGCCGGGCCGGGGTCGAACGCGGTCACCCCGGCGTCCGCCGTGGTGTGGGCGGCGTCGAGGCGTACGTCCTCGCGGAGGAAGACGATCGCGCCGCCGTGCGACCGCAGTCGGGCACCCAACGGGAGGGTGAGCTGGGGGACGTCGGCCGGCAGGTCACCGGTGAGCCGCAGCCGTACGGTGCCGGTGGCCCGGTGGAAGGGTCGGGGCAGGCCGAGCTCGGCACCAAGCCGGGACAGCGCCTCGCCACGGGCGGTGGCGACGAAGCTGTCGTCGTACATCAGGCCGAGATCGGTCCACAGCCGGGCGTCCTCGACGCTGGCCAGTTCGAGCAGGGTCCGCAGCACGCTGCCGGAGGTCAGGTCGATGTCGGTGCCGAACAGCGCGCGGGCCAGCGCGATCTTCTCGTCGAGGATGCGAGCGACCGGCTTGGGGACGAATCCCGCGCCGGTGACGCCGTGCTCGAGGCCGCTGGACGTGCTCCGCGCCAGCGCGTCGAGGTCGGCCGGGGTGTCGGTCATCCTTGATCCACCTCTCCCAGAGTCATCGGCAGTTCGCCCGCCGCGGTCCGTACGGTCGCCCGGACCTCCTGCCGTCGTGCCGCGTCGAGCGGCCCGAGAGTGACGTCGACGACGTCGGCCACCCGGTTGTCCGCGAGCAGGGTGCGGATCACCGCGACCCGCAGCAGTTGTTCGCGCAGCAGCGGCCCCAGGGCCAGCGACAGGACCCGCAGTCCGTCGAACCCGAAGCCGGTGTTGAACGGATCGCTGCCCAGCGGCGTCAGCAGCGCCACGGCGAGATCCTGGGCGAGATTGTCCGTCCCTTCGAGCAGCACCGGGCCCTCCCCCCACACCAGATCGAGGGCCGGCTCCCCCACCGCCGGCCGGCCGAGCGCGAGGCCGCGGCCGAGCAGGGCACGGGCCGCCACCGGGTCGGGCGGACCGGCGGTCGACGGATCCACGGTCATGATGTCCTCTTCTCGATCTCGACGCCCTGGGCGACGGACATCACGACCTTGCTCCCGCTGAGCCGGATCTCCTTGTCGGTGGCGATGGTGATGGTGCCGGTGCTGTCGATCGAGATCGACGCGTTGCCGGCGGCGGTGCGGACGGTGACCACCCCGGCGGGCGGATCGTCGGGGCGCTTGCCGACGGCCGGCATCAACGACTCCCCGACGGTGATCTCCAGACCGAGCACATTGATCACCCGGCCGCCGGCGGCGTTGACCAGGTCGCTGGCGACCGGTCCGGTCGGCGCCGGGGTCACGCCGGTGCCGGCGTCTGCGGGCATCACCTTCGTCGGCAGGGTGAGCCACCAGTCCCCCTGCCGGCTCTCCGGCTCGCTGCCCTCGGGCCACACGCAGCCGGCGACGACGGCGTTGCGGGAGTCCCCGTCGTGGTTGAGCTGCAGCACCCGGGTGCCGGGATAGTGCGGGACGACCAGCCCGGTGCCGCCGTACGCGAACGGGGTGAGGTAGGGCTTGTCGGCCAGGTGTGTCGCCGGGGTGTCCAGGGCGCCGCGGACGGCCAGGTTGGGTGGTGCGGCTTCGGCCAGTCCGTCGTCGAGGTCGAGGCGCTGCGCGTGTCGTTCGCCGCCGGGTTTCACCGCCTGGGCGGTCACCACGCCGGCGTCCACGGCGCGGCGGGACCTGGCCATCGTCCCGATCCGGGCGTCGATGGTCTCGGCGACCCGTTGGGCCTCGCCGAGCGGGGCCGGTGCGGCCGGTCCGCCGTCGACGCCCTCGACCCGCAGCTTCGTGGTGAAGCCGGTCGTACGAGCGAGGGTGTGGCTCAGTGCGACCACCCGGAAGTCCCGGGGCGGCACGGTGGCGGCCCCGCGGACGAGGTCGACGACGGGTGCGGCGAGGCTGCCGACGGCACCGAGGGCGCCGAGCGCCGGGACGCCTCCGGAGGGCTGTTTCGTCACCGTCCGGGGCAGCCGGATCGTCACCACGTCCCCGACCCGCAGGTCCGGGCGGCCGAGCAGCGACACGTCCCAGGCGTCGGCGGTCGAGGTGGCGAACGGGTCGTCCTTGGCCGGGTCGTCGTACTCGTACGGAGCCGGGGTGGCCTCCACCAGCCCGGCGGCGGCGTCGAGGGACCACGAGTGTCCCCCGGTGACGGACGGTGTCCAGGCGCCGAGGTGGAGCTCCCCGTCGCGGAGGAACAGTGGCACCCGGCCGTGCGGTGCGCCGTAGGCCGCGCGGGCCAACGCCTGCAGGACGTCGCCGACGCGGTCGGCGGCGCGCACCTCGGTGCGGCCCTCCAGGACCGGTTGGTGGCCCTCGGGGAAGACTCTGATCGGCGGAGTGAGGCCCTGGCAGATCGCGTCGACCCACTGGAAGACCGTCCCCTTGACCGGGAGCGTCGGGGCGCCCACCTGGGTCCGCTGCAGGCGGGCCCAGGTGGCGTCGACGCCACTGAACCGGGTCCGGTAGCGGACCTCCCCGGCGGTCCGGGTCAGCTCGGTGATCCGGCCGGTGAGCACGGTCACCAGACCGGACGTCCGGGCGCCGCCGAGACCCGTCGCGGCGAGCAGGTTCGCCCCCGCGGCGAGCAGGGACCCGGGCCGGTCGCGCCAGCCCAGGGCGATCGTCACCCGGCTGCACCGGCCCTTGAGGATGGTGTCGACGTCGGCCTGGCGCAGGCCGTCGACGGTGGCGCTGAAGGTCGGCGCCGCCCAGATGCCGGCGAAGCTGACCTCGAGGTCGGCGTCGTAGCCCGCCCGGTCCACCGCCACCGCGGGCGCGGACGTCGCGGCCTGCGGGTCATCGGGACGGAACTCGAGGCGCCACCCGGCGTCGAACCCGACGCTAGACGAGACGGCCATAGCAGTCCTCCGGGCTCATCGGGGCGGGACGGCCGGCCACCGCGCCGAGGCCGGCCCCGAGGGGTCGCCAGCCGACGCCGATCCTGGCCTCGGTCCGTCCGGCCGCGACGAGGCTTCCCGCCGCGACGGTCACCTCGTCGACCCACAGGTGGCCGCGCAGCCGCCCACCACCGGGCGCGTCGCTGACCGGCAGCGCCCGACCGGGCCGGGCCGGGTGGGCCGCCAGTACGATCCGGCCGGCGAGGACCAGGAGCACCACCCGCACCTCGGCCGGGGACAACGTCTCCCCCGGCGCCGCGGTGAGGGCGGCCAGCGCCGTGTCCGCGGCGACCGTCCGTACGTCCCGTACGTCGAGGCCCGGCGCGATGATGTCCGGTCCGGTGGCCGGCCGGACCGCCGACCGGCGGTCGAGGGCGTCGCGCGAGGACCAGACCACCCGGTCCGGCGGGGCGGACAGCGCTGCGGCCAGGTCGGGGGCGGTGGCGACGAGCACCACCCTCAGGTCATGGTCGGGGGCCGGCAGCGTCGCGGCCTGCGGCAGCCCGCCGTCGGGGTCCAGGGGCACCGCGATCCACCCCGTCGGCAGTGTCATGTCGCGAACTCCACGATCGACAGGGCTGCGGTGGCGCCGAGGTCGACCAGCGCGTCGACCGGTCCGGGCTGTGGGACGTGACGCAGCGTGATGCTCACCTCGAGGCAGTCCAGCCGCTGCGCGGCCGCGGTGAACGACAGCTCCGTCACCTGCATGTTGGTCCGGGTCACCAGGGTGCTCACCAGCGTCACCCCGGCGACCGCACCACCGGTCCAGGCGCCGAGCGACCCGCCGGTGCGGCTGGAGGCCGCGACGAGCTCCAGGTCCTTCTTCCAGAGCAGACGCTGCGGCCCGACCAGGAGGGCGGTCAGCGAGACGACGTCCGTCGAGGCGCTGGTGGACACCCGGAAGGCGGCGGGCCCGACCGGCGGCAGGGCGTACGACTCGCTCAGCGACATCCGGCTCACCGCGAACAGCGGGACGGCCAGGGGGAGGTCGACGAGCACCGCGGAGGGCAGGTGCCGGAACTCCTCGATGTACGAACGGTCGCTCATCGGGCACCTGCCAGCGGCACGGTGGGATCCCACAGACCGTCGAGGGTGCCGTGGTGATCGGCCGACCAGGTGCCGTCCGGGTGGACGGTGATGTCGAACACCACCGGCGGACGCCCCTCGCGCGGCACCCGGTACTGGACGGAGTCGAGGATGTCGACGATCTCGGTGGTCCCGTCCCGCAGCGGGACCGCCAGCCGTCGGCCCTTGGCCCGGACGATCAGCGGTACGTCGGCCCCGGCTCCGTGGGCGGCCCGCAGGATCTGCTCGAAGCCCTTGTTCTGGACGAGTTGGTTGACCCCCTCCGGGGCCAGCATGATCCCCTCGATGAGCTCCGACCCGAAGCCGGGCCCGATCAGGTGGGCGCGCTGCCAGCCCTCGACCAGACGGGCGAGTCGGACGGCCAGACCGGGTGGGGCGGTGCGCAGGGCGCGGATCTGACCTGGGGAGAGCAGCACCCGCTCCAGCCCTGCCCGGGCGACCGGCTCCCGCAGCGCCCCCTCGGCGAGCACGTCAAGATCGCTGAGCCGCAGTTCGTCGAGCAGCTGGGGACGCGGGAGATCGCGGACGAGGGTGGGGGCCGCCGCGAGCCGGGCCCGGACGGCGTCCGCCCGGGCGGCGACCGCGGCCGACGGCCCGACGCGTGGCGGGGCTCCGGGCGGGAGCGGCCGGCCGGGCAACACGTCCCCGGTGATCAGGGCATCGAAGTCGCCGGCGGCCCGGCGGAGTGCTTCGTTCGCCGCGGCGTACTCACGCTGCAGAGCGTTCGCCGCAGCCGCGGCGGCCTGGGCATCGGCCCGCGGGTCCCGGCGGAAGGCGGTCACGGCGTCCTCGAGGCGGCGCATCGCGGCGACCAGCTGCGGCTCGGCCGGGTTCGGCACGGCGTACGCCACCGATCGTTCGGGAAGCGTGTGCCCCGACCGCCAGGCCTCGAGCACCGCCTCGGAGAGCTGGACGATCTCCTCTCCCCGGCCGAGTGCCTTGGTCAACGAGCCGACCGGTGCCCGGCCCGGTGGCACCAGTGCCTCGTCGACCGCCCGGCCCAGCGACTCGTCGTGGGCCGCGATCCGCCGCTTCACCTCGTCCTCGAAGGTCATCAGGTCTTCCACGGCGTTGGCGATCGCCTTGAGGTCGGACTCGCGCAGGGCCCGATCGCGCAGCACGGCGGGGCCGGCGCCCACGCCGCGGCTGGTCTCCACGTCGGCGAGGATCCGGCCGATCGAGTGGTTGATCCGGTCGAGCGCGGCCTGGGTCCGCTGTTCGTGGGCCCGGGCGACGGAGAGCAGCACGATCTCGGCGATCTCGTCGATCGTGCGGCCACCGGCCCGGTCCCGGTAGAGGATCTCCAGGGCGCGCCGCAACCGGGTCATCACCGGGGCCTGCTCGCGGGCGAAGGCCTGCAGCCCGGGACGGAGGGCGTCGGCCGAGATGGTCATCGCGGGCCTCCTGTGACGGCGGCGGAGGCCAGCGGTCCGAGGGCGGCGTCGACCTCGGCGGCGGTCCCGTGCTCCTGTGCCTGCTGGCGGATCCACGGCACCAGCAGCGGGGTGATCACCTTCGGCAGCACCTCGTTCATCACGACGACGACGGTCGCCTCGTGCACGGCCTGCCGGACGGCCCGCTGGAGCGCCTCCTCGGTGAGGCCCTTGATCACCTGCTCGCGGACGGCTTCCGAGGCGAGCCGGACCACCGTCCGGGCGCCCTGTTTCTCGGCGATCCGCAGGGCCCCCAGGGCGCTGGAGGTGAGGGCGTGGGCGGCCTTGCCGATGGCGAACGCGTCGAAGACGGAGAAG
Encoded proteins:
- a CDS encoding polymorphic toxin type 4 domain-containing protein, which translates into the protein MTISADALRPGLQAFAREQAPVMTRLRRALEILYRDRAGGRTIDEIAEIVLLSVARAHEQRTQAALDRINHSIGRILADVETSRGVGAGPAVLRDRALRESDLKAIANAVEDLMTFEDEVKRRIAAHDESLGRAVDEALVPPGRAPVGSLTKALGRGEEIVQLSEAVLEAWRSGHTLPERSVAYAVPNPAEPQLVAAMRRLEDAVTAFRRDPRADAQAAAAAANALQREYAAANEALRRAAGDFDALITGDVLPGRPLPPGAPPRVGPSAAVAARADAVRARLAAAPTLVRDLPRPQLLDELRLSDLDVLAEGALREPVARAGLERVLLSPGQIRALRTAPPGLAVRLARLVEGWQRAHLIGPGFGSELIEGIMLAPEGVNQLVQNKGFEQILRAAHGAGADVPLIVRAKGRRLAVPLRDGTTEIVDILDSVQYRVPREGRPPVVFDITVHPDGTWSADHHGTLDGLWDPTVPLAGAR